The Labeo rohita strain BAU-BD-2019 chromosome 19, IGBB_LRoh.1.0, whole genome shotgun sequence genome window below encodes:
- the pbxip1a gene encoding pre-B-cell leukemia transcription factor-interacting protein 1 isoform X1, giving the protein MSDNSTGSTGSSSNSWTLLSPEEAAADPTAPVDDGTESIGDAPSLSEEIAGSSLEVRSHDPETPMVETVLSEEGHQVSASPPICQETSPDFFEEMSASGNTEVELDPEIHAPVIHDTITSSPPDSDLLGAVPFSIATESAFQFSEESVLDEPTEEDVADIFPGQHVPVQESPAPESEPKITSTPEPFKEISSSPDTPVVSADISSIPEISDSSALPVLDIHADVHPAPETPPLALPSETDTGFGSTVESPTPDSPYPETIGSVETEEEPNFEKEDIELPEKFPDVIREPESLGPDLPAGTSADDDGLRLRHVQPTILLKRSSDEEEEEEEEFNLPARKEEKRGFSLNQLIVGALVLLCVGSFFFSGSVVDLSDDDFDGTELSDQDLLDKLAQENKQINILEAQIESQKEELDQALKMAADMHSTEKGTLKNENTKLKEQLSELPGLKEELQTLRARVAELTKLTVQEDLPQQLPDSDPPSPAESSPEIPEKHWDKTEELKRQKTLLEESRKRLEGMKKQGWNKEGLRESLVEMQKRLSKQVDQLGKREDWKRKHHEHKGEKKEWGRKKEHDSRWKKDEEEKGKEWKHDKNKRKDHLKKYKEEWDHKKDERRQERERRQKERPWEAKPSKHHHHHHHHHHHHHEQEDFWKHQEEKLRRNRHPAEGCHDVSSCADAEGLVPVKLVEFQNLLKVYLSKLDGVPQESKESLSRLTAQFFSGGVFAHDRMLFSEFAEDVADILEDLADGLEDKQHDNDSLEEEMEEFEKEALLQFAAPLA; this is encoded by the exons GGAGGGTCACCAGGTCAGTGCATCACCGCCG ATTTGCCAGGAAACATCCCCAGATTTCTTTGAGGAAATGTCAGCGTCTGGTAATACCGAGGTCGAGCTTGATCCGGAGATCCATGCTCCTGTCATCCATGACACAATCACCAGTTCTCCCCCAGACAGTGACCTTCTGGGCGCTGTTCCCTTCAGCATCGCTACAGAATCAGCCTTCCAGTTTTCAGAAGAGTCTGTCCTCGACGAACCCACTGAAGAGGACGTTGCCGATATCTTCCCCGGCCAGCATGTTCCAGTTCAAGAAAGCCCCGCCCCTGAATCAGAGCCCAAAATTACCTCCACTCCTGAACCATTCAAAGAAATAAGCTCTTCTCCTGATACCCCTGTTGTTAGCGCAGACATAAGCTCCATTCCTGAAATTAGTGATTCATCTGCACTCCCTGTGCTTGATATTCATGCTGATGTACATCCTGCCCCTGAAACCCCACCTCTGGCCCTGCCCTCTGAGACTGATACAGGATTTGGCTCCACAGTAGAAAGCCCCACCCCTGACAGCCCTTATCCAGAAACCATTGGTTCGGTTGAGACTGAGGAGGAGCCTAATTTTGAGAAAGAAGACATAGAGCTGCCTGAGAAATTCCCAGATGTTATCAGAGAGCCAG AATCTCTTGGTCCTGATCTTCCAGCGGGCACCTCAGCAGACGATGATGGTCTGAGGCTCCGACATGTGCAACCTACCATACTGCTGAAGCGAAGCTCAgatgaggaggaagaggaagaggaggagttCAACCTGCCAGCAAGGAAAGAGGAGAAACGAGGTTTCTCTTTGAATCAGCTCATAGTGGGAGCATTGGTCCTGCTCTGTGTTGGATCCTTCTTTTTCTCCG GTTCTGTGGTTGACCTATCTGATG ATGATTTTGACGGTACAGAATTAAGTGACCAG GATCTTCTTGATAAACTTGCCCAAGagaataaacagataaatatatTAGAGGCTCAGATTGAG TCACAGAAAGAGGAGCTGGACCAGGCTCTGAAAATGGCGGCAGATATGCATAGCACAGAGAAGGGGACGCTGAAAAATGAGAACACTAAATTGAAAGAACAACTGTCTGAACTGCCTGGTTTAAAAGAAGAACTACAGACGCTGAGAGCAAGAGTCGCTGAGCTCACAAAGCTAACCG ttCAAGAAGATCTTCCACAGCAGCTCCCCGACTCTGACCCACCTTCTCCTGCTGAGTCTAGTCCAGAAATACCTGAGAAACACTGGGACAAGACAGAAGAACTCAAGCGGCAGAAAACTCTTTTGGAGGAGAGCCGAAAGAGGCTGGAGGGAATGAAGAAACAGGGCTGGAACAAGGAAGGTTTGAGGGAGAGCTTGGTGGAGATGCAGAAGAGACTCTCGAAGCAGGTGGATCAGCTGGGAAAGCGGGAAGACTGGAAAAGGAAACACCATGAACACAAAGGAGAAAAGAAGGAATGGggcagaaagaaagaacacGACAGCCGCTGGAAAAAGGACGAGGAGGAAAAGGGAAAAGAGTGGAagcatgacaaaaacaaaagaaaagaccATCTCAAGAAGTACAAAGAAGAGTGGGACCACAAAAAGGACGAGAGACGACAAGAAAGGGAAAGGAGGCAGAAGGAAAGACCTTGGGAGGCCAAACCTTCCaagcatcatcatcatcaccaccaccaccatcatcatcaccacGAGCAGGAAGACTTCTGGAAACACCAAGAAGAGAAGCTCAGAAGGAACCGACATCCTGCCGAAGGCTGCCATGACGTATCCAGCTGCGCTGATGCAGAAGGGCTTGTTCCTGTGAAGCTTGTAGAGTTTCAGAACCTTCTCAAGGTCTACCTAAGCAAGCTAGATGGTGTCCCACAGGAAAGCAAGGAGTCTCTCAGCCGCCTCACCGCCCAGTTCTTCAGCGGCGGCGTTTTCGCCCACGACAGAATGCTCTTCAGCGAGTTCGCCGAGGACGTCGCGGATATCCTAGAAGATCTGGCAGATGGTTTAGAAGACAAACAGCACGACAATGATTCCCTCgaagaagaaatggaagagTTTGAGAAAGAGGCTCTGCTGCAGTTCGCAGCCCCTTTGGCATAA
- the s100u gene encoding S100 calcium binding protein U yields MEAAIKTVVSVFLKSSKGKENLGGKEFQGLVKSQLKNIMTGTEDNEAVKNMRQQLDNNQDGKVSFQEYMNLIGYLAQSLSEQRCLEKETQPESSTQETQAEAAANAQAEPPKAEPQAAKEEEKEDEPVVEEAAATEEQKPEEEKKTDVEQEGAKVEENKAEEKNKTEEAS; encoded by the exons ATGGAGGCAGCAATTAAAACCGTAGTGAGTGTCTTCCTGAAGTCATCCAAGGGCAAGGAAAACCTCGGAGGGAAGGAGTTCCAGGGCCTCGTGAAGAGCCAGCTGAAAAACATTATGACG GGCACAGAGGACAATGAGGCAGTAAAAAACATGCGTCAACAGCTCGACAACAACCAGGATGGGAAGGTCAGCTTCCAGGAGTAtatgaatctgattggctatcTGGCGCAGTCTCTCAGCGAACAGCGCTGTTTGGAAAAAGAAACACAACCAGAGAGTTCAACCCAGGAGACGCAGGCCGAGGCGGCAGCCAATGCACAGGCAGAGCCGCCGAAGGCAGAGCCACAGGCGGCAAAGGAGGAGGAGAAAGAAGACGAGCCAGTGGTCGAGGAGGCAGCGGCGACCGAAGAGCAGAAGCcagaggaagagaaaaaaacagatgtgGAACAGGAAGGGGCGAAAGTTGAAGAGAATAAAGCCGAAGAGAAGAATAAAACAGAGGAAGCATCGTAG
- the pbxip1a gene encoding pre-B-cell leukemia transcription factor-interacting protein 1 isoform X3 codes for MSDNSTGSTGSSSNSWTLLSPEEAAADPTAPVDDGTESIGDAPSLSEEIAGSSLEVRSHDPETPMVETVLSEEGHQVSASPPICQETSPDFFEEMSASGNTEVELDPEIHAPVIHDTITSSPPDSDLLGAVPFSIATESAFQFSEESVLDEPTEEDVADIFPGQHVPVQESPAPESEPKITSTPEPFKEISSSPDTPVVSADISSIPEISDSSALPVLDIHADVHPAPETPPLALPSETDTGFGSTVESPTPDSPYPETIGSVETEEEPNFEKEDIELPEKFPDVIREPESLGPDLPAGTSADDDGLRLRHVQPTILLKRSSDEEEEEEEEFNLPARKEEKRGFSLNQLIVGALVLLCVGSFFFSDDFDGTELSDQDLLDKLAQENKQINILEAQIESQKEELDQALKMAADMHSTEKGTLKNENTKLKEQLSELPGLKEELQTLRARVAELTKLTVQEDLPQQLPDSDPPSPAESSPEIPEKHWDKTEELKRQKTLLEESRKRLEGMKKQGWNKEGLRESLVEMQKRLSKQVDQLGKREDWKRKHHEHKGEKKEWGRKKEHDSRWKKDEEEKGKEWKHDKNKRKDHLKKYKEEWDHKKDERRQERERRQKERPWEAKPSKHHHHHHHHHHHHHEQEDFWKHQEEKLRRNRHPAEGCHDVSSCADAEGLVPVKLVEFQNLLKVYLSKLDGVPQESKESLSRLTAQFFSGGVFAHDRMLFSEFAEDVADILEDLADGLEDKQHDNDSLEEEMEEFEKEALLQFAAPLA; via the exons GGAGGGTCACCAGGTCAGTGCATCACCGCCG ATTTGCCAGGAAACATCCCCAGATTTCTTTGAGGAAATGTCAGCGTCTGGTAATACCGAGGTCGAGCTTGATCCGGAGATCCATGCTCCTGTCATCCATGACACAATCACCAGTTCTCCCCCAGACAGTGACCTTCTGGGCGCTGTTCCCTTCAGCATCGCTACAGAATCAGCCTTCCAGTTTTCAGAAGAGTCTGTCCTCGACGAACCCACTGAAGAGGACGTTGCCGATATCTTCCCCGGCCAGCATGTTCCAGTTCAAGAAAGCCCCGCCCCTGAATCAGAGCCCAAAATTACCTCCACTCCTGAACCATTCAAAGAAATAAGCTCTTCTCCTGATACCCCTGTTGTTAGCGCAGACATAAGCTCCATTCCTGAAATTAGTGATTCATCTGCACTCCCTGTGCTTGATATTCATGCTGATGTACATCCTGCCCCTGAAACCCCACCTCTGGCCCTGCCCTCTGAGACTGATACAGGATTTGGCTCCACAGTAGAAAGCCCCACCCCTGACAGCCCTTATCCAGAAACCATTGGTTCGGTTGAGACTGAGGAGGAGCCTAATTTTGAGAAAGAAGACATAGAGCTGCCTGAGAAATTCCCAGATGTTATCAGAGAGCCAG AATCTCTTGGTCCTGATCTTCCAGCGGGCACCTCAGCAGACGATGATGGTCTGAGGCTCCGACATGTGCAACCTACCATACTGCTGAAGCGAAGCTCAgatgaggaggaagaggaagaggaggagttCAACCTGCCAGCAAGGAAAGAGGAGAAACGAGGTTTCTCTTTGAATCAGCTCATAGTGGGAGCATTGGTCCTGCTCTGTGTTGGATCCTTCTTTTTCTCCG ATGATTTTGACGGTACAGAATTAAGTGACCAG GATCTTCTTGATAAACTTGCCCAAGagaataaacagataaatatatTAGAGGCTCAGATTGAG TCACAGAAAGAGGAGCTGGACCAGGCTCTGAAAATGGCGGCAGATATGCATAGCACAGAGAAGGGGACGCTGAAAAATGAGAACACTAAATTGAAAGAACAACTGTCTGAACTGCCTGGTTTAAAAGAAGAACTACAGACGCTGAGAGCAAGAGTCGCTGAGCTCACAAAGCTAACCG ttCAAGAAGATCTTCCACAGCAGCTCCCCGACTCTGACCCACCTTCTCCTGCTGAGTCTAGTCCAGAAATACCTGAGAAACACTGGGACAAGACAGAAGAACTCAAGCGGCAGAAAACTCTTTTGGAGGAGAGCCGAAAGAGGCTGGAGGGAATGAAGAAACAGGGCTGGAACAAGGAAGGTTTGAGGGAGAGCTTGGTGGAGATGCAGAAGAGACTCTCGAAGCAGGTGGATCAGCTGGGAAAGCGGGAAGACTGGAAAAGGAAACACCATGAACACAAAGGAGAAAAGAAGGAATGGggcagaaagaaagaacacGACAGCCGCTGGAAAAAGGACGAGGAGGAAAAGGGAAAAGAGTGGAagcatgacaaaaacaaaagaaaagaccATCTCAAGAAGTACAAAGAAGAGTGGGACCACAAAAAGGACGAGAGACGACAAGAAAGGGAAAGGAGGCAGAAGGAAAGACCTTGGGAGGCCAAACCTTCCaagcatcatcatcatcaccaccaccaccatcatcatcaccacGAGCAGGAAGACTTCTGGAAACACCAAGAAGAGAAGCTCAGAAGGAACCGACATCCTGCCGAAGGCTGCCATGACGTATCCAGCTGCGCTGATGCAGAAGGGCTTGTTCCTGTGAAGCTTGTAGAGTTTCAGAACCTTCTCAAGGTCTACCTAAGCAAGCTAGATGGTGTCCCACAGGAAAGCAAGGAGTCTCTCAGCCGCCTCACCGCCCAGTTCTTCAGCGGCGGCGTTTTCGCCCACGACAGAATGCTCTTCAGCGAGTTCGCCGAGGACGTCGCGGATATCCTAGAAGATCTGGCAGATGGTTTAGAAGACAAACAGCACGACAATGATTCCCTCgaagaagaaatggaagagTTTGAGAAAGAGGCTCTGCTGCAGTTCGCAGCCCCTTTGGCATAA
- the s100a11 gene encoding protein S100-A11 isoform X2, which translates to MESAINVLVSQFKIYAGKDGSANTLSKEEFQSLVTSQLPNFVKNASDPATIDQLMNSLDANNDGELTFLEFWQLIGSVANQHGGF; encoded by the exons ATGGAATCTGCAATTAACGTTCTCGTCTCCCAGTTCAAGATTTACGCAGGGAAAGATGGCTCTGCAAACACTCTGAGCAAAGAAGAGTTTCAGAGCTTGGTCACATCCCAGCTACCAAACTTTGTAAAG AATGCTTCTGACCCAGCCACCATTGATCAGCTCATGAACTCATTGGATGCGAATAACGACGGAGAGCTGACGTTCCTGGAGTTCTGGCAGCTGATTGGCAGCGTGGCGAACCAACATGGCGGCTTTTAA
- the s100a11 gene encoding protein S100-A11 isoform X1: MESAINVLVSQFKIYAGKDGSANTLSKEEFQSLVTSQLPNFVKNHKTNSKWFLVRRGMSAESQNASDPATIDQLMNSLDANNDGELTFLEFWQLIGSVANQHGGF; this comes from the exons ATGGAATCTGCAATTAACGTTCTCGTCTCCCAGTTCAAGATTTACGCAGGGAAAGATGGCTCTGCAAACACTCTGAGCAAAGAAGAGTTTCAGAGCTTGGTCACATCCCAGCTACCAAACTTTGTAAAG AACCATAAAACCAACTCTAAATGGTTCTTAGTAAGAAGAGGCATGTCTGCTGAATCTCAG AATGCTTCTGACCCAGCCACCATTGATCAGCTCATGAACTCATTGGATGCGAATAACGACGGAGAGCTGACGTTCCTGGAGTTCTGGCAGCTGATTGGCAGCGTGGCGAACCAACATGGCGGCTTTTAA
- the pbxip1a gene encoding pre-B-cell leukemia transcription factor-interacting protein 1 isoform X2 — MSDNSTGSTGSSSNSWTLLSPEEAAADPTAPVDDGTESIGDAPSLSEEIAGSSLEVRSHDPETPMVETVLSEEGHQICQETSPDFFEEMSASGNTEVELDPEIHAPVIHDTITSSPPDSDLLGAVPFSIATESAFQFSEESVLDEPTEEDVADIFPGQHVPVQESPAPESEPKITSTPEPFKEISSSPDTPVVSADISSIPEISDSSALPVLDIHADVHPAPETPPLALPSETDTGFGSTVESPTPDSPYPETIGSVETEEEPNFEKEDIELPEKFPDVIREPESLGPDLPAGTSADDDGLRLRHVQPTILLKRSSDEEEEEEEEFNLPARKEEKRGFSLNQLIVGALVLLCVGSFFFSGSVVDLSDDDFDGTELSDQDLLDKLAQENKQINILEAQIESQKEELDQALKMAADMHSTEKGTLKNENTKLKEQLSELPGLKEELQTLRARVAELTKLTVQEDLPQQLPDSDPPSPAESSPEIPEKHWDKTEELKRQKTLLEESRKRLEGMKKQGWNKEGLRESLVEMQKRLSKQVDQLGKREDWKRKHHEHKGEKKEWGRKKEHDSRWKKDEEEKGKEWKHDKNKRKDHLKKYKEEWDHKKDERRQERERRQKERPWEAKPSKHHHHHHHHHHHHHEQEDFWKHQEEKLRRNRHPAEGCHDVSSCADAEGLVPVKLVEFQNLLKVYLSKLDGVPQESKESLSRLTAQFFSGGVFAHDRMLFSEFAEDVADILEDLADGLEDKQHDNDSLEEEMEEFEKEALLQFAAPLA, encoded by the exons GGAGGGTCACCAG ATTTGCCAGGAAACATCCCCAGATTTCTTTGAGGAAATGTCAGCGTCTGGTAATACCGAGGTCGAGCTTGATCCGGAGATCCATGCTCCTGTCATCCATGACACAATCACCAGTTCTCCCCCAGACAGTGACCTTCTGGGCGCTGTTCCCTTCAGCATCGCTACAGAATCAGCCTTCCAGTTTTCAGAAGAGTCTGTCCTCGACGAACCCACTGAAGAGGACGTTGCCGATATCTTCCCCGGCCAGCATGTTCCAGTTCAAGAAAGCCCCGCCCCTGAATCAGAGCCCAAAATTACCTCCACTCCTGAACCATTCAAAGAAATAAGCTCTTCTCCTGATACCCCTGTTGTTAGCGCAGACATAAGCTCCATTCCTGAAATTAGTGATTCATCTGCACTCCCTGTGCTTGATATTCATGCTGATGTACATCCTGCCCCTGAAACCCCACCTCTGGCCCTGCCCTCTGAGACTGATACAGGATTTGGCTCCACAGTAGAAAGCCCCACCCCTGACAGCCCTTATCCAGAAACCATTGGTTCGGTTGAGACTGAGGAGGAGCCTAATTTTGAGAAAGAAGACATAGAGCTGCCTGAGAAATTCCCAGATGTTATCAGAGAGCCAG AATCTCTTGGTCCTGATCTTCCAGCGGGCACCTCAGCAGACGATGATGGTCTGAGGCTCCGACATGTGCAACCTACCATACTGCTGAAGCGAAGCTCAgatgaggaggaagaggaagaggaggagttCAACCTGCCAGCAAGGAAAGAGGAGAAACGAGGTTTCTCTTTGAATCAGCTCATAGTGGGAGCATTGGTCCTGCTCTGTGTTGGATCCTTCTTTTTCTCCG GTTCTGTGGTTGACCTATCTGATG ATGATTTTGACGGTACAGAATTAAGTGACCAG GATCTTCTTGATAAACTTGCCCAAGagaataaacagataaatatatTAGAGGCTCAGATTGAG TCACAGAAAGAGGAGCTGGACCAGGCTCTGAAAATGGCGGCAGATATGCATAGCACAGAGAAGGGGACGCTGAAAAATGAGAACACTAAATTGAAAGAACAACTGTCTGAACTGCCTGGTTTAAAAGAAGAACTACAGACGCTGAGAGCAAGAGTCGCTGAGCTCACAAAGCTAACCG ttCAAGAAGATCTTCCACAGCAGCTCCCCGACTCTGACCCACCTTCTCCTGCTGAGTCTAGTCCAGAAATACCTGAGAAACACTGGGACAAGACAGAAGAACTCAAGCGGCAGAAAACTCTTTTGGAGGAGAGCCGAAAGAGGCTGGAGGGAATGAAGAAACAGGGCTGGAACAAGGAAGGTTTGAGGGAGAGCTTGGTGGAGATGCAGAAGAGACTCTCGAAGCAGGTGGATCAGCTGGGAAAGCGGGAAGACTGGAAAAGGAAACACCATGAACACAAAGGAGAAAAGAAGGAATGGggcagaaagaaagaacacGACAGCCGCTGGAAAAAGGACGAGGAGGAAAAGGGAAAAGAGTGGAagcatgacaaaaacaaaagaaaagaccATCTCAAGAAGTACAAAGAAGAGTGGGACCACAAAAAGGACGAGAGACGACAAGAAAGGGAAAGGAGGCAGAAGGAAAGACCTTGGGAGGCCAAACCTTCCaagcatcatcatcatcaccaccaccaccatcatcatcaccacGAGCAGGAAGACTTCTGGAAACACCAAGAAGAGAAGCTCAGAAGGAACCGACATCCTGCCGAAGGCTGCCATGACGTATCCAGCTGCGCTGATGCAGAAGGGCTTGTTCCTGTGAAGCTTGTAGAGTTTCAGAACCTTCTCAAGGTCTACCTAAGCAAGCTAGATGGTGTCCCACAGGAAAGCAAGGAGTCTCTCAGCCGCCTCACCGCCCAGTTCTTCAGCGGCGGCGTTTTCGCCCACGACAGAATGCTCTTCAGCGAGTTCGCCGAGGACGTCGCGGATATCCTAGAAGATCTGGCAGATGGTTTAGAAGACAAACAGCACGACAATGATTCCCTCgaagaagaaatggaagagTTTGAGAAAGAGGCTCTGCTGCAGTTCGCAGCCCCTTTGGCATAA